In Halichondria panicea chromosome 13, odHalPani1.1, whole genome shotgun sequence, one genomic interval encodes:
- the LOC135346275 gene encoding uncharacterized protein LOC135346275: MVSWLHGLIFGYWMPRYMYRRRFIVLIGILVLTIVTSYKQLIGTKFKFSLRHAMSIDSSVSLVLSSIDFSKKEPHSLERDKSAVEIAAFHGVDEIATVDTTDANEPFISQENFNNQHYSVGGEDNLLTKDSGENSEERIEVSILGGEKRSIPSEQTSHENLSARSNYDGGSLMPQKNHSDNISLTPCLKAAKSRHTNVNYNTFKKSLQKYALFHSQQIEKMKSGDSNIRTLSYVCNNPVQCHGIGDQFYRIQQVLLLAIASNRVLFLDWDEIGMKTFRHLAPNQLQWNFKQEIINDKHVIKKLIGRKECVRFMNDVNSDDQQHIIISTALPVPFTKGLTQLFRCDEHNILSRLSLLKMLNSKKHRVPHSFVQGELLRYLFSFSQNVLRKVNEAQKNMGLFNVSYIGVHIRTGFYGTEYQENGHFNKMKIFRKEDTWYSTINCSLRLSDKSSNKIPLYLATDSYQVKLLATKQYSNRVKSLNMTLQHVAIPFKEGAGDVSTLSGVDGFMATWIDFLLLARSEVLVHSISGFSTIAGMFCPVSRQYYTPKCSKTP; the protein is encoded by the exons ATGGTTTCATGGCTACATGGATTGATTTTCGGCTACTG GATgcctaggtacatgtacagaaggCGATTCATTGTTCTCATCGGAATACTGGTGTTGACTATTGTAACGAGTTATAAACAACTTATCGGAACAAAATTCAAGTTCAGTCTACGACATGCTATGAGCATTGATTCAAGTGTAAGTCTCGTGCTAAGCAGTATAGACTTCTCAAAGAAAGAGCCACATTCACTGGAGAGAGATAAGAGTGCTGTTGAAATTGCGGCATTCCATGGTGTGGATGAGATTGCGACAGTCGATACAACAGATGCAAATGAACCATTTATTTCCCAGGAGAATTTCAACAATCAGCACTATTCTGTTGGTGGAGAAGATAATCTACTTACAAAAGATAGTGGTGAAAATTCAGAAGAGAGGATAGAGGTGAGCATATTAGGCGGGGAAAAAAGAAGCATTCCTTCTGAACAGACGAGCCATGAAAATTTGAGTGCTAGATCTAACTATGATGGTGGTTCTCTCATGCCCCAAAAGAACCACAGTGACAATATCAGTCTGACTCCATGCTTGAAGGCTGCGAAAAGTAGGCACACCAATGTTAATTATAACACCTTCAAAAAATCACTTCAGAAGTATGCACTATTTCACAGCCAGCAGATAGAAAAAATGAAGAGTGGAGATTCCAACATAAGAACATTAAGCTATGTGTGCAACAATCCTGTTCAATGTCATGGTATCGGGGACCAGTTTTATCGGAtacagcaagttctactattAGCTATAGCATCGAACAGAGTGCTGTTTTTGGACTGGGATGAAATTGGTATGAAAACGTTTCGCCATCTTGCTCCAAATCAACTTCAATGGAATTTCAAGCAAGAAATCATAAACGACAAACATGTTATAAAGAAACTTATTGGAAGGAAAGAGTGTGTTCGTTTTATGAATGATGTAAACAGTGATGATCAgcaacacattataattagcaCTGCATTACCTGTACCCTTTACTAAAGGCCTAACTCAACTGTTTCGTTGTGACGAGCACAATATCCTCTCCAGACTTTCATTGCTAAAAATGCTTAATTCCAAAAAGCACAGAGTGCCTCATTCTTTTGTTCAAGGTGAATTATTACGATATTTATTCAGTTTCTCACAAAATGTGTTAAGAAAGGTAAACGAAGCTCAGAAAAATATGGGATTATTTAATGTATCCTATATCGGTGTTCACATCCGAACCGGATTTTATGGAACTGAATATCAAGAAAATGGTCACTTTaacaaaatgaaaatatttCGCAAAGAAGACACATGGTATAGTACAATTAACTGCTCATTACGTTTGTCAGACAAGTCTTCCAATAAAATTCCTCTATATTTAGCAACAGATTCTTACCAGGTCAAACTGTTAGCGACCAAACAATACAGCAATCGAGTAAAGTCTTTAAACATGACACTACAACACGTGGCCATTCCATTCAAGGAGGGAGCTGGTGATGTGAGTACACTGTCTGGTGTTGATGGTTTCATGGCTACGTGGATTGATTTTCTGCTACTGGCAAGATCAGAGGTGCTCGTGCATTCAATAAGTGGATTTTCTACTATAGCTGGTATGTTTTGCCCAGTATCAAGACAATACTACACACCGAAGTGTTCAAAAACACCATAG
- the LOC135346276 gene encoding uncharacterized protein LOC135346276: MPRYMYRRRFIVLIGILVLTIVTSYRQLIGTNVKFSLRHAMSIDSSVSLVLSSIDFSKKEPHSLERDKSAVEIVAIHGVDEIATVDTTDANEPFISQENFNNQYHSVGGEDSGENSEGRIEVSIIGGGKRSIPSEQTSHDNLSDNYDGGSLMPQQNHSDNISLTPCLKAAKSRHTNVNYNTFKKSLQTYALFHSQQIEKIKSGDSNIRTLSYVCNNPVQCRGIGDQFYQIQQVLLLAIASNRVLFLDWDEISMKTFRHLAPNQIQWNFKQKIINAKHVIKNINGMKKCVQFMNDVNSDDQQHIIISTALRVPFTKGLTQLFRCDEHNILSRLSLVKILGNISEEHKVPHSFQGELIRYLFSFSQDVLRKVNEAQKSMSIFNVSYIGVHIRTGFYGTQYQENLGIDPRIFKMKIFRKEDTWYSTLNCSLRLSDKSPDKIPLYLATDSYQVKQLATKQYGNRVKSLNMTLQHVAIPFKEGASDVSTLSGVDGFMATWIDFLLLARSEVLVHSVSGFSTIAGMFCPVSRQYYIPKCSKTPSQDK; this comes from the coding sequence ATgcctaggtacatgtacagaaggCGATTCATTGTTCTCATCGGAATACTGGTGTTGACTATTGTAACGAGTTATAGGCAACTTATCGGAACAAACGTCAAGTTCAGTCTACGACATGCTATGAGCATTGATTCAAGTGTAAGTCTTGTACTAAGCAGTATAGACTTCTCAAAGAAAGAGCCGCATTCACTGGAGAGAGATAAGAGTGCTGTTGAAATTGTGGCAATCCATGGTGTGGATGAGATTGCGACAGTCGATACAACAGATGCAAATGAACCATTTATTTCACAAGAGAATTTCAACAATCAGTACCATTCTGTTGGTGGAGAAGATAGTGGGGAAAATTCAGAAGGGAGGATAGAGGTGAGCATTATAGGTGGGGGAAAAAGAAGCATTCCTTCTGAACAGACGAGCCATGACAATTTGAGTGATAACTATGATGGTGGTTCTCTTATGCCTCAACAGAACCACAGTGACAATATCAGTCTAACCCCATGCTTGAAGGCTGCGAAAAGTAGGCACACCAATGTTAATTATAACACCTTCAAAAAATCACTTCAGACGTATGCACTATTTCACAGCCAGCAGATAGAAAAAATAAAGAGTGGAGATTCAAACATAAGAACATTAAGTTACGTGTGCAACAATCCTGTTCAATGTCGTGGTATCGGGGACCAGTTTTATCAGAtacagcaagttctactattAGCTATAGCATCGAACAGAGTGCTGTTTTTGGACTGGGATGAAATTAGTATGAAAACGTTTCGTCATCTTGCTCCAAATCAAATTCAATGGAATTTCAAGCAAAAAATTATAAACGCCAAACATGTTATAAAGAATATTAATGGAATGAAAAAGTGTGTTCAGTTTATGAATGATGTAAACAGTGATGATCAgcaacacattataattagcaCTGCATTACGTGTACCCTTTACTAAAGGCCTAACTCAACTGTTTCGTTGTGACGAGCACAATATCCTCTCCAGACTTTCATTGGTAAAAATACTTGGTAATATTTCAGAAGAGCACAAAGTGCCTCATTCTTTTCAAGGTGAATTAATACGATATTTATTCAGTTTCTCACAAGATGTTTTAAGAAAAGTGAACGAAGCTCAGAAAAGCATGAGCATTTTTAATGTATCCTATATCGGCGTTCATATTCGAACCGGATTTTATGGAACTCAATATCAAGAAAATTTAGGTATAGATCCACGTATCTTTAAGATGAAGATATTTCGAAAGGAAGACACATGGTACAGTACGCTAAACTGCTCATTACGTTTGTCAGACAAGTCTCCTGATAAAATTCCTCTATATTTAGCAACAGATTCCTATCAGGTCAAACAGTTAGCAACCAAACAATATGGCAATCGAGTAAAGTCTTTAAACATGACACTACAACACGTGGCCATTCCATTCAAGGAGGGAGCTAGTGATGTGAGTACACTGTCTGGTGTTGATGGTTTCATGGCTACGTGGATTGATTTTCTGCTACTGGCAAGATCAGAGGTGCTCGTGCATTCAGTAAGTGGGTTTTCCACTATAGCTGGTATGTTTTGCCCAGTATCAAGACAATACTACATACCAAAGTGTTCCAAAACACCATCACAGGACAAATAA